One genomic window of Vibrio natriegens NBRC 15636 = ATCC 14048 = DSM 759 includes the following:
- a CDS encoding 5'/3'-nucleotidase SurE, translated as MKKLSKLCLAMAVGSSCAMSANALALNIVLTNDDSWETTNIQLLKSALEEAGHDVIMSAPCTGQSGKGGAMSHYRPVSIDESQAGDQEYCVGDTDTSVAYKDYVEGTPVMAAIYGIDIAAKNVWGQEPDLVISGPNEGNNLGYMNNNSGTLGATMAALSRGIPAIAISAHHNTSSDAEQSQLVANVVVDIVAQLVASQSSGAPLLPAYTGLNLNTPEDMNNHLGYKFTDVGWNAGAEFAFSEDLSQQSTAVYYMMKRLMEEGMDSSEAQVEAVALLKDKKGLAFNMGDAGDTNQNSEGVAVKQGYITISTIDGNVQAARGKVALVEQRLVGLE; from the coding sequence ATGAAAAAATTATCAAAACTTTGCCTTGCGATGGCGGTGGGCTCTTCATGTGCAATGTCAGCAAATGCACTTGCGTTGAATATCGTTTTAACCAACGACGATAGCTGGGAAACAACCAACATCCAACTGTTGAAATCAGCATTAGAGGAAGCAGGCCACGATGTGATCATGTCTGCACCTTGTACGGGGCAAAGTGGTAAAGGTGGCGCAATGAGTCACTACCGCCCAGTGTCGATTGATGAATCCCAGGCTGGAGACCAGGAATATTGTGTCGGTGATACAGATACGAGTGTTGCATATAAAGATTATGTCGAAGGGACACCAGTCATGGCGGCGATTTACGGTATCGATATAGCGGCGAAGAATGTCTGGGGACAAGAGCCAGATCTCGTCATATCAGGTCCTAATGAGGGTAACAACTTAGGTTATATGAACAACAACTCTGGAACGCTAGGTGCAACAATGGCGGCTTTGAGCCGAGGTATTCCTGCGATTGCCATTAGTGCTCATCATAATACTTCAAGTGACGCCGAACAGTCTCAGCTTGTAGCTAATGTTGTCGTTGATATTGTGGCTCAGCTCGTTGCGAGCCAGTCATCGGGAGCACCACTTTTACCTGCCTATACGGGATTAAACTTGAACACGCCAGAAGACATGAACAACCACCTGGGATACAAGTTTACCGACGTAGGTTGGAACGCGGGGGCAGAGTTTGCATTTAGTGAAGATCTTTCGCAGCAAAGCACCGCAGTCTACTACATGATGAAACGCCTAATGGAAGAGGGAATGGACTCTAGCGAAGCGCAAGTTGAAGCGGTGGCTTTACTAAAAGACAAAAAAGGACTCGCATTTAACATGGGTGATGCCGGCGATACTAATCAGAACTCTGAGGGTGTTGCTGTAAAACAAGGGTACATTACTATCAGTACCATTGACGGTAACGTTCAAGCGGCGCGCGGTAAAGTGGCATTGGTAGAACAACGTCTTGTTGGCTTGGAATAG
- a CDS encoding basic amino acid/polyamine antiporter, translating into MSQGNRIGLTALTALVFSSMVGAGIFSLPQNMAEVAGLNAMIVGWTITGVGILLLAGCFLHLSRLKPDLDGGIYAYAREGFGDLAGFLSAWGYWLCATIGVVGYLVVAFAALGAFVDTPDFPLFGDGTTIYAFICESLVLWSVHGLILRGVTQAAFINLLATLAKSVPLILFVCAAYYFFDTDTFHIDPQGETLQQPFIEQVKGTMLITLWVFTGIEGAVILSGRAKNRKDIGRATYLGVIAALILYVLISLMSLGIASRAEIATISNPSMAGLMAAMTGSWGKAVISIGLIVSVLASYLSWILYSAEVPYTAAKYGAFPKFFAKSNDNDTPKNSLFLTSLTVQLCLILVMLTGEGYNTLVLISTSMILIPYFLVGAYLLKLSIQTNARLQLKLIGFGASIYGIWLVYAAGVDTLLLSAILYIPGIALYVYSRRQHRLNPTSA; encoded by the coding sequence ATGTCGCAAGGAAATCGAATTGGCTTAACCGCATTGACAGCGTTAGTCTTTAGTTCAATGGTTGGTGCAGGCATATTCAGCCTACCGCAAAACATGGCTGAGGTAGCCGGACTCAATGCGATGATCGTCGGCTGGACGATTACTGGCGTCGGCATTCTGCTTCTGGCAGGCTGCTTTCTTCACTTATCTCGCCTTAAGCCAGATTTGGACGGCGGCATCTATGCCTATGCCAGAGAAGGGTTTGGTGATCTCGCAGGTTTCCTTTCTGCATGGGGCTATTGGTTGTGTGCAACGATCGGCGTTGTAGGCTACCTTGTCGTTGCCTTTGCTGCGCTCGGCGCTTTTGTAGATACCCCAGACTTCCCGTTATTTGGTGACGGTACAACCATCTATGCCTTCATCTGCGAGTCCCTCGTGCTGTGGTCAGTTCACGGTTTGATCCTAAGAGGAGTCACGCAAGCCGCCTTCATCAATTTGCTGGCGACGTTGGCTAAAAGCGTACCGTTAATCCTCTTTGTCTGCGCCGCTTACTACTTCTTTGATACCGATACTTTTCATATCGATCCACAAGGAGAAACACTACAACAACCTTTTATAGAGCAAGTGAAAGGTACGATGCTAATTACACTGTGGGTGTTTACTGGTATTGAAGGTGCAGTAATTTTGTCGGGACGAGCAAAAAACCGCAAAGACATAGGTCGCGCAACTTACCTTGGTGTTATCGCCGCCTTAATCTTGTACGTTTTGATTTCTCTTATGTCACTCGGAATTGCTTCTCGTGCAGAGATAGCCACGATATCGAATCCTTCGATGGCTGGGCTGATGGCTGCGATGACTGGTTCGTGGGGTAAAGCGGTGATCAGTATTGGTTTAATTGTATCGGTGCTGGCGTCGTACTTAAGCTGGATTTTGTATTCTGCCGAAGTCCCTTACACCGCGGCTAAATACGGTGCGTTTCCGAAGTTCTTTGCGAAATCTAACGATAACGACACCCCGAAAAACTCGCTGTTCCTAACCAGTTTAACGGTGCAACTGTGTTTAATACTCGTAATGCTTACAGGTGAAGGTTATAACACGCTCGTTTTGATTTCGACGTCAATGATTTTGATACCCTATTTCTTGGTTGGCGCGTATCTGCTTAAGTTATCCATCCAGACTAACGCTCGCTTGCAGTTAAAATTGATTGGCTTTGGAGCCAGTATTTATGGCATTTGGCTGGTTTATGCGGCGGGTGTCGATACCCTGCTGCTTTCAGCGATTCTATATATTCCAGGAATTGCGTTATACGTGTACAGCCGACGTCAACATCGATTGAACCCGACCTCGGCATAA
- the artP gene encoding arginine ABC transporter ATP-binding protein ArtP → MSIQVCGINKSYGDTQVLHDVSFNCESGETLVLLGPSGAGKSSLLRVLNLLEGADNGQLNIANDAFDFSTEIKEKHGLALRRKVGMVFQQYNLWPHMTVMENLIEAPVKVSGMAKDEAKQQAMQILATLHLADKADAWPMQLSGGQQQRVAIARALMMKPEVLLFDEPTAALDPEITNQVVKIIKDLSGTGITQVVVTHEVDFAKKIASHVLYLEKGHIVEHGTNDAFTNPQTTQFADYLKH, encoded by the coding sequence ATGAGTATTCAGGTTTGCGGGATCAACAAATCCTACGGTGATACACAAGTTCTTCACGATGTCAGTTTTAATTGTGAAAGCGGTGAAACATTGGTGTTATTAGGCCCAAGCGGCGCAGGGAAAAGCTCTCTGCTGCGCGTTCTCAACCTTTTAGAAGGTGCAGATAATGGCCAGTTAAACATCGCGAATGACGCTTTCGACTTTTCAACTGAAATTAAAGAAAAGCATGGTTTAGCGCTTCGCCGTAAAGTCGGTATGGTGTTCCAGCAATACAACCTTTGGCCTCATATGACGGTGATGGAGAACTTGATTGAAGCACCAGTCAAAGTCTCTGGCATGGCAAAAGATGAAGCTAAACAGCAGGCGATGCAGATTTTAGCGACCTTACATTTGGCCGATAAAGCGGATGCTTGGCCAATGCAGCTATCCGGTGGTCAACAGCAGCGAGTTGCGATAGCACGTGCTTTGATGATGAAACCAGAAGTTCTTTTGTTTGATGAGCCAACGGCTGCGCTTGATCCTGAGATTACGAACCAAGTAGTTAAGATCATTAAAGATTTAAGTGGCACGGGCATTACTCAGGTTGTGGTGACACACGAAGTGGATTTTGCCAAAAAGATTGCCAGCCATGTTTTGTACCTTGAGAAAGGGCATATTGTTGAGCATGGTACAAACGACGCCTTTACCAATCCGCAGACGACTCAGTTTGCTGATTATTTAAAACATTAA
- a CDS encoding TetR/AcrR family transcriptional regulator, with protein MRNAEFDREYVLSSAMNEFIAKGYNKTSMQDLKRATGLHPGSIYCAFENKRGLLLASLDHYTTTKSQAFEQFFNDPKQILSGFERYLHDIIEFSECENGKGCLLQKALSELDQQDEEIEAIICNMLEQWKLSIQSKLELAKQNEEIAPGTDCELLSDFLVMNIYGLRAFASTRPTEARLGQLVDKIMQSLKSCCVDGKAVA; from the coding sequence ATGAGAAATGCCGAATTCGACCGAGAATATGTTTTAAGCTCAGCGATGAATGAGTTCATTGCTAAGGGCTACAATAAAACCAGCATGCAAGATTTGAAGCGTGCGACTGGGCTGCATCCGGGCTCTATTTATTGCGCATTTGAGAACAAAAGAGGCCTATTGCTCGCTTCTCTTGACCATTACACGACGACGAAATCTCAGGCTTTTGAGCAGTTCTTCAACGACCCTAAACAGATTCTGTCCGGCTTTGAACGTTATCTTCATGACATTATCGAGTTCAGCGAATGTGAAAACGGTAAAGGCTGTTTATTGCAAAAGGCGTTGAGTGAGCTTGATCAGCAAGATGAAGAAATCGAAGCCATCATTTGTAACATGCTTGAGCAATGGAAACTCAGTATTCAATCCAAGCTAGAGTTAGCAAAACAGAATGAAGAAATTGCACCAGGGACCGATTGCGAGTTGTTAAGTGATTTTCTGGTGATGAATATTTACGGGTTGCGGGCGTTTGCCAGTACGAGACCGACTGAAGCACGTCTGGGCCAACTCGTCGACAAAATCATGCAGAGTCTGAAGAGCTGCTGTGTGGATGGAAAGGCAGTGGCCTAA
- the katG gene encoding catalase/peroxidase HPI encodes MNNSDNNSAGKCPVMHGGMTSTGSTVMEWWPNALNLDILHQHDKKTNPLGEDFDYREALKSLDVEALKNDLKALMTDSQDWWPADWGHYGGLMIRMAWHSAGSYRTTDGRGGGSTGNQRFAPLNSWPDNGNLDKARRLLWPIKKKYGNKISWADLMLLAGNMAYESMGLKTFGFAFGREDIWHPEKDIYWGSEKEWLAPSGGKGTRYSGERDLENPLAAVMMGLIYVNPEGVDGNPDPLKTAADMRVTFARMAMNDEETVALTAGGHTVGKAHGNGDAANLGPDPEGADIEEQGLGWNNHKSRGIGRDTVTSGVEGAWTSHPTQWDNGYFKMLLEHEWQLTKSPAGAWQYEPVDIAEEDKPVDVEDPSIRYNPMMTDADMALKADPEYRKISERFYQDQEYFNEVFARAWFKLTHRDLGPKARYIGPDVPAEDLIWQDPIPAGTTNYDVDSVKAKIAATDLSVSDLVSTAWDSARTFRHSDLRGGANGARIRLAPQNAWEGNEPQRLARVLDVLTKIADESGVSVADTIVLAGNVGLEQAIKAAGFDVTVPFTPGRGDATAEQTDVESFDVLEPVADGFRNWQKQHYAVKPEEMLLDRAQLLGLTGPEMTVLLGGMRVLGTNHGGTQHGVFTDRVGALTNDFFVNLTDMSYTWKPTGRNSYDICDRKTGEAKWTATRVDLVFGSNSILRSYAEVYAQDDNQEKFVKDFISAWTKVMNADRFDLV; translated from the coding sequence ATGAACAACAGCGATAATAACTCAGCAGGAAAGTGCCCGGTAATGCATGGTGGCATGACTTCCACCGGTTCGACCGTGATGGAATGGTGGCCGAACGCGCTTAACTTAGACATTCTCCATCAGCACGACAAAAAAACAAACCCACTTGGAGAAGACTTCGACTACCGTGAAGCACTTAAATCACTTGACGTTGAAGCCTTAAAAAATGATTTGAAAGCGCTAATGACGGACAGTCAAGATTGGTGGCCAGCAGACTGGGGACACTACGGCGGCTTAATGATTCGTATGGCGTGGCACTCCGCTGGTAGCTACCGCACCACTGATGGTCGCGGGGGTGGTTCAACTGGTAACCAACGCTTTGCGCCACTTAACTCTTGGCCAGACAACGGTAACTTAGATAAGGCTCGTCGCTTGTTATGGCCAATTAAGAAAAAATACGGCAACAAAATAAGCTGGGCGGATTTAATGCTTCTTGCGGGTAACATGGCATATGAATCTATGGGTCTTAAAACCTTTGGATTTGCCTTTGGCCGAGAAGATATCTGGCATCCAGAAAAAGACATTTACTGGGGTTCAGAAAAAGAATGGTTAGCGCCAAGTGGTGGTAAAGGTACCCGTTACTCTGGCGAACGTGACCTTGAAAACCCTCTGGCAGCAGTGATGATGGGTTTGATTTACGTGAACCCAGAAGGTGTGGACGGTAATCCAGACCCTCTTAAAACCGCAGCCGACATGCGCGTTACCTTTGCACGTATGGCGATGAATGATGAAGAGACCGTCGCTTTAACGGCAGGTGGTCACACGGTTGGTAAAGCTCACGGTAATGGCGACGCGGCAAACTTAGGTCCAGACCCTGAAGGTGCGGATATTGAAGAGCAAGGTCTTGGTTGGAATAACCACAAATCTCGCGGCATTGGCCGTGACACCGTAACTAGCGGAGTTGAAGGCGCTTGGACAAGCCATCCGACTCAATGGGACAACGGCTATTTCAAAATGCTACTAGAACATGAGTGGCAACTAACTAAAAGCCCTGCCGGCGCTTGGCAATACGAGCCTGTAGATATCGCAGAAGAAGATAAGCCGGTCGATGTTGAAGATCCGTCAATTCGTTACAACCCAATGATGACAGATGCCGATATGGCTTTGAAGGCTGACCCTGAGTATCGCAAGATTTCTGAGCGCTTCTACCAAGACCAAGAGTACTTCAACGAAGTATTCGCGAGAGCCTGGTTTAAGCTGACGCACCGCGATTTAGGCCCTAAAGCGCGTTACATTGGCCCAGATGTACCAGCCGAAGATCTTATCTGGCAAGATCCAATCCCTGCTGGCACGACCAACTACGACGTAGACTCAGTAAAGGCAAAAATTGCAGCAACGGACTTAAGCGTTTCTGATTTGGTTTCAACAGCTTGGGACAGTGCACGTACATTCCGACACTCGGATCTTCGAGGTGGTGCTAACGGCGCACGTATACGCTTAGCTCCACAAAACGCATGGGAAGGCAACGAACCACAACGTCTGGCTCGCGTACTTGATGTACTAACTAAGATTGCAGATGAATCTGGTGTCAGCGTGGCGGATACTATCGTGCTTGCTGGTAATGTCGGGCTTGAACAAGCAATTAAAGCGGCAGGTTTTGACGTTACAGTGCCATTTACACCTGGTCGCGGCGATGCTACGGCTGAGCAAACCGATGTTGAGTCATTCGATGTCCTTGAACCAGTGGCTGACGGATTCCGAAACTGGCAGAAACAGCATTATGCCGTTAAACCAGAGGAAATGCTGCTAGACCGTGCACAGCTGCTTGGTCTGACCGGTCCAGAAATGACGGTACTACTAGGTGGTATGCGTGTACTTGGTACTAACCACGGCGGTACTCAACATGGTGTGTTTACTGACCGTGTAGGTGCGCTGACCAATGACTTCTTCGTAAACCTAACGGACATGTCGTACACATGGAAACCAACTGGCCGCAACTCTTACGATATTTGTGACCGTAAAACAGGTGAAGCGAAATGGACAGCAACGCGCGTAGACTTAGTCTTTGGGTCAAACTCCATCTTGCGTTCTTATGCTGAAGTGTACGCTCAAGATGACAATCAAGAGAAGTTCGTAAAAGACTTTATCTCGGCTTGGACGAAAGTCATGAACGCAGACCGATTCGATTTGGTTTAA
- a CDS encoding lysine/arginine/ornithine ABC transporter substrate-binding protein, which translates to MKKILLASLIGLMSANAAAQEEIKFAMEATYAPFEYMDENNQIQGFDVDLANALCKEMETKCSFYNQAFDSLIPALKFKRYDAAISAMDITDARLEQVNFSDSYYDNSAAFVSVKGKVADKTQLEGKRVGVQNGTTHQTYLLEQLPGVTAVPYASYQDAFIDMKNGRIDSVFGDTAVVAEWFKKEDNLTYVGERVTNAKYFGNGFGIAVNKDNEELVNKLNTALKTVKANGQYDVIFNKYFGN; encoded by the coding sequence ATGAAAAAGATTTTACTAGCTTCACTAATCGGCCTTATGTCTGCAAATGCAGCAGCTCAAGAAGAAATCAAATTCGCGATGGAAGCGACGTACGCACCATTCGAATACATGGATGAAAATAACCAAATCCAAGGCTTCGATGTGGATCTTGCGAACGCACTTTGTAAAGAAATGGAAACAAAATGTAGCTTCTACAACCAAGCTTTTGACAGCTTGATTCCTGCATTAAAATTCAAACGTTACGATGCGGCTATCTCAGCGATGGACATCACTGATGCGCGTTTAGAGCAAGTAAACTTTTCTGATTCGTACTACGACAACTCAGCTGCATTCGTTTCTGTGAAAGGCAAAGTTGCGGATAAAACTCAGCTAGAAGGCAAGCGTGTCGGTGTACAAAATGGTACCACTCACCAAACATACCTGCTTGAGCAGCTTCCTGGTGTGACTGCGGTTCCTTATGCAAGCTACCAAGACGCATTCATCGATATGAAAAACGGACGTATTGATTCTGTTTTCGGTGATACAGCCGTTGTCGCTGAATGGTTTAAGAAAGAAGATAACCTGACTTACGTTGGCGAACGTGTAACGAATGCGAAGTACTTCGGTAACGGTTTTGGTATCGCGGTAAACAAAGACAATGAAGAACTTGTAAACAAACTGAATACTGCGCTTAAAACCGTAAAAGCAAACGGTCAATATGACGTGATCTTCAACAAGTACTTCGGTAACTAA
- a CDS encoding homocysteine S-methyltransferase family protein, which translates to MKTNTMLILDGGMGRELNRRGAPFRQPEWSALAMIEAPEIVKDVHTDYIQSGAQVITTNSYALVPFHIGEARFKEAGQSLAALSGQVAKEAAQGTGAKVAGSLPPLFGSYRPDLYDQEHVRDLATPLILGLSDSVDFWLAETQSLIAESVAVKALVDELTSEVKPFWVSFTLEDSEPTDEPCLRSGETVQQAVKTMAQAGVSAILFNCCQPEIVEEALQVSVSTLEELGLSHIRLGVYANAFPPQPKDATANDGLDEIRDDLSPDAYLIWAEKWRQSGASIIGGCCGIGPEHIAKLSQHFKG; encoded by the coding sequence ATGAAAACAAATACGATGTTGATTCTTGATGGTGGTATGGGACGAGAATTAAATCGTCGTGGTGCGCCTTTTCGTCAGCCGGAGTGGTCTGCGCTTGCTATGATCGAAGCGCCTGAAATCGTTAAAGATGTACACACTGACTACATTCAAAGCGGTGCTCAGGTAATTACAACTAACAGTTACGCATTGGTGCCATTTCATATCGGAGAAGCGCGCTTCAAAGAAGCAGGACAATCACTCGCTGCGCTTTCTGGCCAAGTAGCAAAGGAAGCGGCACAAGGGACAGGCGCTAAAGTCGCGGGTTCACTTCCTCCTCTATTCGGCTCATACCGACCAGACCTGTACGATCAGGAACACGTACGTGACTTAGCGACTCCGTTAATTCTTGGCTTGTCAGATTCGGTCGATTTCTGGCTCGCGGAAACGCAAAGCTTAATTGCCGAATCTGTGGCAGTAAAAGCGTTGGTAGATGAATTAACCTCTGAAGTGAAGCCATTTTGGGTCTCGTTTACACTGGAGGATTCTGAGCCTACAGACGAGCCATGTCTGCGCTCCGGTGAGACGGTACAACAGGCGGTGAAAACCATGGCACAAGCTGGGGTAAGCGCCATTTTGTTTAACTGTTGCCAACCAGAAATCGTAGAAGAAGCATTACAAGTCTCAGTGAGTACACTAGAGGAACTCGGTTTATCTCACATCCGCCTTGGTGTTTACGCGAATGCGTTTCCTCCGCAACCAAAAGATGCAACGGCTAACGATGGTCTCGATGAAATTCGTGACGACTTAAGCCCTGATGCTTACCTGATTTGGGCAGAAAAATGGCGTCAATCTGGCGCGTCTATCATCGGTGGTTGCTGTGGTATCGGGCCCGAACACATTGCTAAGCTAAGTCAGCATTTCAAAGGTTAG
- a CDS encoding DUF3726 domain-containing protein, with protein MIVSHNELVAAVNKAFLGMRRHCGEADVIANMVADLQMVGLHGVRHFNNASLFLELDSDCAVSVTKSTSTSIEFELNKGSVACHLPTVLDFALEKMIESKSIEITLKHCHNRWLAFSELLKLSAKGIACRAQWVNGSKPTRTLYVLNRGQIAPEIFLSDQPVEKGMDCHSMIIELSVKDFNVEESSQGYSIHIKGNELSGTQQASWQNGIFVEDNEWETLKKTAAVFLVANSERSVRGAGELEYS; from the coding sequence ATGATCGTCTCTCACAACGAACTGGTGGCCGCGGTTAATAAGGCATTTCTAGGCATGCGCCGTCACTGTGGTGAGGCAGATGTCATTGCAAATATGGTGGCAGATCTACAAATGGTAGGCTTGCACGGGGTGCGTCACTTTAATAACGCTAGCCTATTCCTTGAGTTAGATTCAGACTGCGCGGTGTCAGTGACTAAAAGCACATCAACTAGTATAGAATTTGAGCTTAATAAGGGAAGCGTGGCATGTCATCTCCCAACGGTACTTGATTTTGCTCTGGAGAAAATGATTGAGTCGAAATCCATTGAGATCACTTTGAAACATTGTCACAACCGTTGGTTGGCATTTAGTGAGTTATTGAAGCTTTCTGCCAAAGGCATAGCCTGCCGTGCGCAGTGGGTGAACGGTTCAAAACCGACGCGAACGCTCTATGTATTGAACAGAGGGCAAATTGCGCCTGAAATCTTTTTATCAGACCAACCTGTTGAAAAAGGCATGGATTGCCACTCAATGATAATCGAGCTATCGGTGAAAGATTTTAATGTTGAGGAAAGCTCACAAGGCTACTCCATTCATATAAAAGGGAACGAGCTAAGCGGAACCCAGCAGGCATCCTGGCAAAATGGTATCTTTGTAGAGGACAACGAGTGGGAAACTCTCAAAAAAACAGCAGCAGTGTTTTTGGTCGCAAATAGCGAACGCTCAGTACGAGGTGCGGGCGAGCTCGAATATAGTTAA
- a CDS encoding alkene reductase, producing MTKTLFEAYKLNDKITLKNKIAMAPLTRCMADDDLVPTDAMVDYYAKRADAGLIISEATIIRADGQGYPNTPGLFTQAQIEGWKKVTDAVHANGGKIFAQLWHTGRVAHPHFFGGEYVLAPSALAFDGTVPRMRELVYTVPKPATHEEIAQLVEDYAQAAQNAIDAGFDGVEIHAANGYLLDQFLHFDTNHRTDEYGETPENMSRFPLEVIDAVVARIGSELVGLRVSPAGYMHIEADPRDRQVFDYFLPEVEKRNLAYLHEGMFDDSVEFDFLGGRVSQYLRETYSKTLMGVGGYTAETGAEAIQANKFDLVAIGRQFIANPDYVNRVQENKELVEYDAAMLETLA from the coding sequence ATGACAAAAACATTATTCGAAGCGTATAAACTCAACGACAAAATTACACTGAAAAACAAAATTGCAATGGCGCCACTCACGCGCTGTATGGCAGACGATGATCTGGTGCCTACTGATGCAATGGTGGATTACTACGCAAAACGTGCAGATGCAGGTTTGATCATTTCCGAAGCAACCATTATTCGTGCAGATGGTCAGGGTTACCCGAATACGCCGGGGCTTTTTACCCAAGCACAAATTGAAGGTTGGAAAAAAGTCACCGACGCTGTGCACGCGAACGGCGGTAAGATCTTTGCCCAGCTTTGGCATACTGGCCGTGTCGCTCATCCGCACTTCTTTGGTGGAGAGTACGTATTAGCGCCTTCTGCGCTCGCATTTGATGGCACCGTTCCTCGTATGCGCGAACTTGTTTACACCGTGCCAAAACCAGCCACTCACGAAGAAATTGCTCAGCTCGTAGAAGACTACGCACAGGCGGCACAAAACGCGATTGATGCAGGATTTGATGGCGTTGAGATCCACGCTGCCAATGGTTACCTGCTGGATCAGTTCCTACACTTCGATACAAACCATCGAACAGATGAATACGGTGAAACACCAGAAAACATGTCCCGTTTTCCACTTGAAGTGATAGATGCCGTTGTTGCCCGTATCGGTTCAGAACTTGTTGGCTTGCGCGTGTCCCCTGCTGGTTACATGCATATAGAAGCTGACCCTCGCGACCGTCAGGTGTTTGATTACTTCCTGCCAGAAGTAGAAAAGCGCAACTTGGCTTACTTGCACGAAGGTATGTTTGATGACAGCGTAGAATTTGACTTCCTTGGTGGCCGCGTATCGCAATACCTGCGTGAGACTTACTCAAAGACGTTGATGGGTGTGGGTGGCTATACCGCAGAAACTGGCGCAGAAGCTATCCAAGCGAATAAATTTGATTTGGTTGCCATTGGTCGTCAATTCATCGCAAACCCAGACTACGTAAACCGAGTTCAGGAAAACAAAGAACTTGTCGAATACGATGCAGCGATGCTGGAAACGTTAGCGTAG
- a CDS encoding FAD-binding oxidoreductase has protein sequence MKSIESAKVEDFIKHFGGEAILPDDASYDEVRKIWNGMIDRKPGMIARCKSAEDVVLSVNFARENNLLVSVRGGGHNIAGNAVCDDGLMIDLTLLNEVQVYPSAQKAIVGPGCTLGDIDAKTQNYGLATPVGINSTTGIAGLTLGGGFGWLSRKYGMTIDSLVSANVVTADGRQLLASETENQDLFWALRGGGGNFGIVTQFEFQLHPVGPDVLSGLIVFPFSQAKSVISQFAQFTKTAPEELSVWMVSRKAPPLPFLPEEVHGKEVVVLAICYAGDPSEGEKLIEPLRSFGDAHGEHIGVQPFAAWQQAFDPLLTPGARNYWKSHNFTELSEGVIDAAIEYAGKLPSPQCEIFIASLGCAASRPAPESMAYSCRDAEYVLNVHGRWDAAEDDEKCITWARDFFAKTRPFASGGAYINFLTQDESERTESAYGPTYARLQEIKKKYDPNNLFRMNQNIPPQ, from the coding sequence ATGAAAAGTATCGAAAGCGCTAAGGTCGAAGACTTTATAAAACATTTCGGTGGTGAGGCTATTTTACCTGATGATGCGTCTTATGATGAGGTTCGTAAAATTTGGAACGGCATGATAGACCGCAAGCCCGGTATGATCGCTCGCTGTAAATCGGCGGAAGATGTTGTGTTGTCAGTGAATTTCGCTAGAGAAAACAATTTGCTCGTCTCTGTTCGAGGAGGAGGGCACAACATTGCTGGTAATGCCGTGTGTGATGATGGTTTGATGATAGACTTAACTCTTCTTAACGAGGTTCAGGTCTATCCGTCAGCACAAAAGGCGATTGTCGGACCCGGTTGTACCCTTGGTGACATCGATGCGAAGACACAAAATTATGGTCTGGCCACTCCTGTAGGTATTAATTCTACGACGGGTATTGCTGGTTTAACGCTAGGTGGCGGCTTTGGCTGGCTAAGTCGTAAATATGGTATGACGATTGATAGCTTGGTATCTGCGAACGTGGTGACAGCAGATGGGCGTCAATTGCTTGCTAGTGAGACAGAAAATCAAGATTTATTCTGGGCACTTCGGGGGGGCGGTGGTAACTTTGGCATCGTTACTCAATTTGAGTTCCAGCTTCACCCTGTTGGTCCTGATGTACTTAGCGGCCTGATCGTATTCCCATTTAGTCAAGCCAAGTCCGTCATTAGTCAATTCGCCCAATTCACGAAAACCGCTCCAGAAGAACTCAGTGTTTGGATGGTTAGCCGTAAAGCGCCACCTTTACCTTTTTTGCCGGAAGAGGTTCATGGTAAAGAGGTCGTCGTTCTTGCCATTTGTTATGCGGGAGATCCTTCCGAGGGTGAAAAGCTGATTGAACCGCTTCGGTCATTTGGTGATGCTCATGGTGAGCACATCGGTGTACAACCTTTTGCCGCATGGCAGCAAGCCTTTGATCCACTTTTAACGCCGGGTGCACGTAATTATTGGAAGTCACATAACTTTACCGAGCTCAGCGAAGGGGTGATAGACGCTGCTATCGAATACGCAGGGAAATTACCGTCACCTCAATGTGAGATTTTTATCGCCTCTCTAGGCTGTGCCGCTTCCCGCCCTGCGCCTGAATCGATGGCGTATTCTTGTCGTGATGCTGAGTACGTTCTTAATGTCCACGGGCGTTGGGATGCCGCGGAGGATGATGAAAAATGCATTACTTGGGCGCGTGATTTCTTCGCGAAAACCAGACCTTTTGCCAGTGGCGGTGCTTACATCAACTTCCTGACTCAGGACGAGTCGGAACGCACCGAGTCTGCTTATGGCCCAACGTACGCACGTCTTCAGGAAATAAAGAAAAAGTATGATCCGAATAACTTATTCAGAATGAATCAGAATATTCCTCCGCAATAA